One Amphiura filiformis unplaced genomic scaffold, Afil_fr2py scaffold_77, whole genome shotgun sequence DNA window includes the following coding sequences:
- the LOC140144749 gene encoding LOW QUALITY PROTEIN: ribonucleases P/MRP protein subunit POP1-like (The sequence of the model RefSeq protein was modified relative to this genomic sequence to represent the inferred CDS: inserted 1 base in 1 codon), whose translation MAKSNTWTKEANRGRGGSGNMQQSKGEVTKRKDDVMSIEARAINVGEFAKARSAEINTLMKKVNVFKGGTGRRRSHQQLPRHMRRRASSHNVKRLPRRLRDQFAQEVERQSGSSSKDEAKARPKRSRRHRRRHSNLRQEFERRQRQHAWLETHLWHAKRFKMADLWGMRIPVQPSDKSARATYRAVAKHCLIQDISYHGVIEVKGPQDSVLEALSHLTSQQTGLTFGSKVYISGSHHGELTLYHKDKYPXSALCPVDFLWRALPSEEQEKQESRVERHLWIWVHPACYDTVLTEITDVCRQDTGIAVHGLKDDLVRFRLRGPLSHPILLDALQTADVVSMPTDASDETWWEKFYSNAENTQSHQDQQSTWQKLQAVQSSSELNPRCVMALTVRDPRILIPQKRTKIMVDPAKVKVPPSSSTSSSSFNCLSPLWDADVREAVKTTQVVQHQLNQERAKLLVPGTEHNLGRQESRIPVLLLHNPGVKGQGSRQGIMGYGTGWDVVLPGGWAMGFWIALIYRGARAGGVRESRSCSLQQGLPHFPEDSIDTEAGKAQAVMQRKEMERIQGRKPPAKRPNYGKLGVPSPFNLEWVKLVDDWRKEIENKQTNEHSNADSSIVVVRDHVKLQSLNAVMNHADRVAKNLKGRKELMERYKAEVVAVSGKGKSHKRCASGSEMELTSWKKLKTDDAEEVGSKELESKTDSLQQAAPYRGDTSSEDTDPLASVGLADPYMYVCVQLSLINKGAPGPNSVICLPSAADLTQLENNPHYGGPMEPVHKEYVLPRKPKKNNTKRADDEKTDETKGKIITDKLGVPNLEDINLVKFCARKVIGYLTNGVHALSTGKGYGVGYCCVLGLRELVRGKLKDRPAVVLVRDTKSLQYRFASINVQV comes from the exons ATGGCTAAGAGTAACACTTGGACCAAGGAAGCTAATCGGGGACGGGGAGGCTCAGGAAACATGCAGCAGTCCAAAGGTGAAGTGACAAAGAGGAAAGATGATGTCATGAGTATTGAAGCTAGAG CCATTAATGTTGGTGAATTTGCCAAGGCCAGGTCAGCAGAGATCAACACATTGATGAAGAAAGTAAATGTCTTTAAAGGTGGCACCGGTAGGAGGAGGTCACATCAGCAACTCCCCCGTCACATGAGACGCAGAGCCAGTAGCCATAATGTCAAGAGATTACCGAGAAGACTCAGGGACCAGTTTGCTCAAGAGGTAG AAAGACAAAGTGGAAGCTCCTCAAAAGATGAAGCCAAAGCAAGGCCAAAGCGATCAAGACGTCACCGTCGTCGTCATAGCAACTTGAGACAAGAATTTGAGCGAAGACAGCGCCAACATGCGTGGCTGGAAACCCATTTGTGGCATGCGAAGAGATTCAAGATGGCTGACTTGTGGGGCATGCGCATCCCAGTGCAACCGTCTGACAAGAGCGCCCGAGCTACGTACAG GGCTGTAGCTAAGCATTGTTTAATACAAGACATTTCGTACCATGGTGTAATTGAAGTAAAGGGTCCACAGGACAGTGTACTAGAGGCTCTGTCTCATCTTACAAGCCAGCAAACTG GTTTGACATTTGGTTCAAAGGTGTACATATCAGGCTCGCATCACGGAGAACTTACACTATACCATAAAGACAAGTACC ACTCTGCTCTATGTCCTGTCGATTTCCTATGGAGGGCGCTGCCCAGCGAGGAGCAGGAGAAACAGGAGAGCAGGGTAGAGAGACACCTGTGGATCTGGGTGCACCCGGCTTGTTATGACACAGTTCTGACGGAAATAACAGATGTGTGTCGGCAAG ACACAGGTATAGCAGTCCATGGACTCAAGGATGACCTGGTTAGATTTCGTCTGAGAGGACCATTGTCTCATCCCATCCTCCTTGATGCCTTGCAAACAGCTGATGTTGTGTCCATGCCAACTGACGCATCAGATGAGACATGGTGGGAAAAATTCTACTCT AACGCAGAAAATACTCAGTCCCACCAGGATCAGCAATCTACATGGCAGAAGCTACAAGCTGTCCAGTCTAGTTCAGAGCTCAATCCACGCTGCGTGATGGCTCTAACTGTCCGAGATCCAAGAATCCTGATACCGCAGAAGAGAACCAAGATTATGGTTGATCCGGCAAAGGTTAAAG TTCCCCCTTCATCAAGTACCAGCAGCAGTTCATTCAATTGTTTGTCACCTCTGTGGGATGCAGATGTACGCGAGGCAGTGAAAACTACACAAGTGGTCCAACACCAACTCAACCAGGAGAGAGCCAAGCTTCTAGTACCAGGCACGGAGCATAACCTAGGCAGACAGGAATCAAGGATACCTGTGCTACTCCTTCATAAtcctggggtcaaaggtcaaggcagCAGGCAAGGCATTATGGGATATGGCACTGGTTGGGATGTTGTTTTACCCGGTGGGTGGGCAATGGGGTTTTGGATCGCTTTGATATATCGAGGAGCACGCGCAGGCGGGGTGAGGGAATCGCGAAGTTGTTCTCTTCAGCAAGGATTGCCACATTTTCCAGAAGATTCCATTGATACGGAAGCTGGGAAGGCACAAGCTGTAATGCAGCGGAAAGAGATGGAGAGAATCCAAGGGAGAAAGCCTCCTGCAAAGAGACCCAACTATGGAAAATTGGGTGTTCCTTCTCCGTTTAATTTGGAATGGGTCAAGTTGGTTGATGATTGGAGGAAAGAAAttgagaacaaacaaacaaatgaacactCCAATGCCGACTCATCAATAGTAGTTGTGAGAGACCATGTGAAGCTGCAGAGTTTGAATGCTGTAATGAATCATGCTGATAGGGTGGCAAAGAATTTGAAAGGAAGGAAGGAGCTTATGGAAAGGTACAAGGCAGAAGTAGTTGCTGTGAGTGGCAAGGGGAAGTCGCATAAGAGGTGTGCTTCTGGCTCAGAAATGGAATTAACATCCTGGAAGAAGCTCAAAACAGATGATGCAGAGGAAGTTGGAAGTAAAGAGCTGGAATCAAAAACAGACTCTTTGCAACAAGCTGCACCCTATCGAGGTGACACATCATCTGAAGATACAGACCCATTAGCAAGTGTAGGACTAGCCGATCcctatatgtatgtatgtgtacAACTGAGCCTTATCAACAAAGGTGCCCCTGGTCCAAACAGTGTCATTTGCCTCCCATCTGCAGCTGACTTAACCCAACTAGAAAACAACCCACATTATGGAGGGCCTATGGAACCAGTACACAAAGAGTATGTGTTGCCAAGGAAACCAAAGAAAAACAATACCAAAAGGGCTGATGATGAGAAAACTGATGAAACCAAAGGAAAGATCATAACAGATAAGTTAGGAGTGCCGAATTTGGAAGACATAAATCTAGTCAAGTTCTGTGCACGTAAGGTGATTGGGTATCTCACCAATGGAGTGCATGCGTTGAGTACAGGGAAAGGGTATGGTGTAGGGTACTGTTGTGTGTTGGGGTTGCGAGAATTGGTTAGAGGGAAGCTTAAGGACAGACCAGCTGTAGTGTTGGTGAGGGACACTAAGTCTTTACAGTATAGGTTTGCTAGCATCAATGTACAGGTCTAA